The following proteins are encoded in a genomic region of Stutzerimonas stutzeri:
- the queE gene encoding 7-carboxy-7-deazaguanine synthase has protein sequence MTYSVKEIFYTLQGEGLRAGRPAVFCRFAGCNLWSGREIDRSRAVCQFCDTDFVGTNGTLGGKYLNAESLAERISSLWPAAQEHRYVVLTGGEPLMQVDETLIAALHDQGFEIAVETNGTILAPAGIDWICVSPKAGADWVQRSGHELKLVYPQPGLLPDTISDSDFQYYLLQPMDGPMQKQNTRSAIAYCQANTKWRLSVQTHKILEIR, from the coding sequence ATGACCTACAGCGTCAAAGAGATCTTCTACACCCTGCAAGGCGAAGGGCTTCGGGCTGGCAGACCAGCGGTGTTCTGTCGATTTGCAGGTTGTAATCTTTGGAGTGGTCGGGAAATTGACCGCTCTAGGGCCGTTTGTCAGTTCTGTGACACCGATTTCGTGGGCACCAACGGAACCTTGGGGGGCAAGTACTTGAACGCAGAGTCCTTGGCCGAGCGAATTTCCTCACTATGGCCTGCTGCCCAGGAGCATCGCTATGTCGTGCTCACAGGAGGCGAACCGTTAATGCAGGTCGATGAAACCCTGATTGCAGCACTGCATGATCAGGGATTCGAAATCGCTGTCGAGACCAATGGGACCATTCTGGCACCGGCGGGGATCGATTGGATTTGTGTTAGCCCTAAAGCTGGGGCCGACTGGGTGCAGCGTAGTGGCCACGAATTAAAACTCGTTTATCCGCAGCCTGGCCTACTCCCAGATACCATCTCTGATAGCGACTTTCAGTACTACCTACTGCAACCTATGGATGGGCCAATGCAGAAACAAAATACCCGCTCTGCCATTGCTTATTGTCAGGCCAATACTAAATGGCGACTTTCCGTACAAACACACAAGATATTGGAGATCCGCTGA
- a CDS encoding tyrosine-type recombinase/integrase produces MARKQIMGLYLRNGIWHIDKIFRGQRLYESTGSDDRKEAEQYLIHRLEKLREQRIYGVRQVRTWREAATRYLVEFKDHPSIALTAFYLEQLDSYLGDLPIDHVDDESLAPYIRDRLAGRLRGQPVKRLRPVSPRTINIALERVIRVLNLCARKWRDEARRPWLDTVPMITRLDLRRSTRQPHPLSWEEQSLLFAELPDHLKRMALYKVNSGSREQEVVKLRWDWEIPVPELGTSVFLIPADFGGRHDNAGVKNGDERLIVLNRVAKSVIEGQRGLDPQWVFPYGQPDRDGNATPMHRMNDSAWRKARKRAAAMYEQRFGRTAPAGFASIRVHDLKHTFGRRLRAAGVTEEDRKVLLGHKNGSITSHYSAAELGKLIDEANKISATDSRRPALTILRRRQDEKSSAKVPQRKRPAHF; encoded by the coding sequence ATGGCGAGAAAACAAATCATGGGCCTGTACCTACGGAACGGGATCTGGCACATCGACAAGATCTTCAGAGGTCAGCGCCTTTATGAAAGCACTGGATCAGACGATCGGAAGGAGGCGGAGCAGTACCTGATTCATCGGCTCGAGAAGCTACGCGAGCAACGGATCTACGGCGTACGACAGGTGAGAACCTGGAGGGAAGCGGCGACCCGTTACCTCGTCGAATTCAAGGACCACCCGTCGATAGCTCTCACCGCGTTCTACCTCGAACAGCTGGATAGCTACCTCGGCGATTTGCCCATCGACCATGTCGACGACGAGTCGCTGGCTCCATACATTCGGGACCGGCTGGCTGGGCGACTGCGAGGGCAACCGGTAAAGCGTTTGCGGCCCGTATCACCGCGGACAATCAATATCGCGTTGGAACGAGTCATCCGCGTCCTGAATCTTTGCGCACGAAAGTGGCGCGATGAAGCGAGGCGTCCCTGGCTCGATACAGTCCCGATGATCACGCGGCTGGACCTGAGGCGCTCGACGCGTCAGCCCCATCCGCTATCGTGGGAGGAGCAGAGCCTGCTGTTTGCAGAGCTGCCCGATCACCTGAAGAGGATGGCGCTCTACAAGGTCAATAGCGGCTCACGGGAACAGGAAGTGGTCAAGTTACGCTGGGATTGGGAAATTCCGGTACCGGAGCTCGGAACGAGCGTTTTCCTCATTCCTGCCGATTTCGGCGGGCGACACGACAATGCGGGCGTCAAGAACGGCGACGAGCGACTGATCGTGTTGAACCGGGTCGCCAAGTCGGTGATCGAGGGGCAGCGAGGATTGGACCCACAATGGGTGTTTCCCTATGGCCAGCCCGACAGGGATGGCAACGCCACCCCGATGCACCGAATGAACGACTCGGCATGGCGAAAGGCAAGGAAACGGGCGGCCGCGATGTACGAGCAGCGCTTCGGGCGAACGGCGCCGGCGGGTTTCGCTTCGATCCGCGTGCATGACCTAAAGCATACGTTCGGCCGCAGGCTCCGCGCCGCAGGCGTGACGGAGGAAGACAGAAAGGTCCTGTTGGGCCACAAGAACGGTAGCATCACCAGTCACTACTCGGCGGCGGAGCTGGGAAAACTGATCGATGAGGCCAACAAGATATCGGCGACGGACTCGCGACGGCCGGCGCTGACGATACTGAGGAGGAGGCAGGATGAAAAAAGTTCCGCAAAAGTCCCACAACGAAAAAGGCCAGCTCATTTCTGA
- the dbpB gene encoding DGQHR domain-containing protein DpdB, whose product MIYRFKGIRAKQAPNHDVFTFAATPKEILAFSEIERIGRNEEGHLRGFQRHQVASHIQEIRDYLRREDALLPNAVILAFLDGVTIKDIGDSIVEVVVDSTEQKPGFVVDGQQRLSALATMEKGEFQVFVSALICKDYNELRQQFVLINNARPLPKSLIYELLPSVDGLPERFTKRKYAARIIDLLNSTPGSSLFCEVKQHTNPRGMLSDTAMQKLVMNSVSDGAIQQLMQYEDFEGRSFEIINNFFHAVKTVFGPEWNGLSPRHSRLKHGAGIIALGFVMDELYAKQGTSKKDGFIDGLNFLKKYTAWTSGQWKFSESDIRPWNGVQNTPSDIELLSNFLTQKVRKEYRQKQTEMKV is encoded by the coding sequence ATGATCTATCGATTTAAAGGCATCCGAGCAAAGCAAGCGCCCAACCATGACGTCTTTACTTTTGCCGCGACCCCGAAAGAAATTCTTGCCTTCTCGGAAATCGAAAGGATCGGCCGAAATGAAGAAGGCCATTTACGTGGATTCCAACGTCATCAGGTCGCCTCTCATATTCAGGAAATTCGTGACTATCTTCGTCGCGAGGATGCCCTTTTACCGAACGCTGTGATTCTTGCGTTTCTAGATGGAGTTACCATAAAAGATATTGGGGATAGCATTGTTGAGGTAGTAGTAGATAGCACTGAGCAAAAGCCTGGATTCGTGGTCGATGGGCAGCAGCGCCTCAGTGCATTAGCCACCATGGAGAAAGGTGAGTTCCAGGTATTCGTTTCCGCATTAATTTGTAAAGACTATAACGAACTGAGACAACAGTTTGTTCTTATTAATAACGCGCGCCCGCTACCAAAATCCCTAATCTATGAATTGCTCCCCTCAGTTGATGGATTGCCAGAGCGTTTTACTAAACGGAAGTATGCCGCACGCATTATTGACCTTCTTAACTCCACTCCTGGCTCTTCGCTTTTCTGCGAAGTCAAGCAACACACCAATCCAAGAGGAATGTTGAGTGATACGGCAATGCAAAAATTAGTTATGAACTCTGTCAGCGATGGAGCGATTCAACAACTAATGCAGTACGAAGACTTTGAAGGACGCTCATTTGAGATAATCAACAATTTCTTCCATGCCGTAAAGACTGTATTTGGCCCCGAATGGAACGGTCTAAGCCCAAGGCACTCCAGATTAAAACACGGCGCTGGGATAATTGCTCTCGGCTTCGTAATGGACGAGCTTTACGCAAAGCAGGGCACATCCAAGAAAGACGGATTCATTGACGGACTAAATTTTCTTAAAAAATATACTGCATGGACCAGTGGTCAATGGAAGTTTTCTGAGAGTGACATTCGCCCTTGGAATGGTGTTCAAAATACCCCAAGTGATATCGAACTACTCTCAAACTTCTTAACTCAAAAAGTCAGAAAAGAATACCGACAGAAACAAACCGAGATGAAGGTTTAA
- the dbpB gene encoding DGQHR domain-containing protein DpdB — MSGKNQEIVVRALRTTQGDNLDVYALFIRGSDLVRIADISRISRDDSDTLKGFQRPEIRSHVKGIINYLNQGNVLFPNAIILALSPEIKFMASRGSKPTGDEGIAQAGTLRIPLHAEGLRSAWIVDGQQRALALAKADNADLPVPVVGFVSDNLTTQREQFILVNKAKPLPTRLINELLPETGTILLPRELSARKAPAELCGLLNRDPRSPLYRLIKLSSDKETSEAVVTDTAIIKMIRTSMTNPLGALYPYKSNDEEKTDVEAMYQLLILFWRAVKECFPNDWALDPKESRLMHSAGIAAMGYIMDLVCAKISGQEADYNLIRKEVEKIAPHCAWSSGKWPLLNVAWNEIQSTPQDIKHLQDTLLRIYMNSSRA; from the coding sequence ATGAGCGGAAAAAATCAAGAAATTGTTGTGCGCGCGCTGCGCACTACCCAAGGCGATAACTTAGACGTTTACGCGCTCTTTATTCGCGGATCTGACTTGGTACGTATCGCTGATATTAGCCGAATTTCAAGGGACGACAGTGACACCCTCAAAGGATTTCAGCGACCCGAAATACGCAGCCATGTAAAAGGGATTATTAATTACCTGAATCAAGGTAATGTACTTTTCCCTAACGCCATTATTCTAGCACTGTCGCCTGAAATAAAATTTATGGCATCTCGCGGCAGCAAACCCACAGGCGATGAAGGTATTGCACAGGCTGGCACCTTAAGAATCCCGCTTCATGCTGAAGGTCTTCGATCAGCCTGGATCGTTGACGGCCAACAACGTGCCTTGGCACTAGCAAAAGCAGATAATGCGGACTTACCAGTTCCAGTTGTCGGATTCGTATCAGACAATTTAACCACCCAGCGTGAGCAATTTATTCTAGTCAACAAAGCCAAACCATTACCCACAAGGTTAATCAACGAGTTACTACCAGAAACAGGAACCATACTCCTGCCGCGAGAACTCAGCGCTCGAAAGGCGCCTGCCGAATTATGCGGCTTACTAAACCGAGATCCTCGCTCGCCGCTTTATCGACTTATAAAACTCTCCTCAGACAAAGAGACTTCTGAAGCTGTAGTCACAGATACCGCGATCATAAAGATGATCCGTACCAGCATGACCAACCCTCTTGGGGCGCTGTACCCCTATAAGTCAAACGATGAAGAAAAAACCGACGTTGAAGCAATGTATCAACTGTTAATTTTATTTTGGCGGGCTGTTAAAGAATGCTTCCCTAATGACTGGGCACTAGACCCTAAAGAGAGCCGCCTAATGCATTCCGCAGGAATTGCGGCAATGGGCTATATCATGGACCTTGTTTGCGCCAAGATAAGCGGACAAGAAGCCGACTACAACCTCATACGCAAAGAAGTAGAAAAAATAGCCCCCCATTGCGCCTGGTCCTCGGGGAAGTGGCCGCTACTTAATGTTGCCTGGAATGAAATACAAAGCACACCCCAGGATATTAAGCACTTACAAGACACGCTACTTCGTATATACATGAATAGTTCGCGCGCATGA
- the queC gene encoding 7-cyano-7-deazaguanine synthase QueC: protein MHKNALVLFSGGQDSTTCLAWALDRYDRVETIGFDYGQRHNVELECRRQVLQCLRTDHPRWGEKLGDDHFLDLKLLGQISDTAMTSEKEIEFKENGLPNTFVPGRNLLFFTFAAAIAYRRGLSALVGGMCETDYSGYPDCRDNTLKSLQVSLGLGMDMPLVIETPLMWLDKKETWELAKSLGGSSFVELVQEETHTCYLGDRQHRHDWGYGCNECPACELRRTGFEAFKRDNYA, encoded by the coding sequence ATGCACAAGAACGCACTAGTTCTTTTCTCCGGAGGTCAAGACTCCACGACCTGCCTTGCATGGGCGCTAGATCGATACGATCGTGTTGAAACGATTGGTTTCGATTACGGACAGCGCCACAATGTTGAACTCGAGTGCAGGCGTCAAGTTCTCCAGTGCCTTCGAACTGACCACCCTCGCTGGGGAGAAAAATTAGGGGACGATCACTTCCTTGACCTGAAACTTCTTGGCCAGATCAGTGATACCGCGATGACATCTGAAAAGGAGATCGAGTTCAAGGAGAACGGCCTGCCCAACACCTTCGTCCCCGGACGTAATCTGCTTTTCTTTACCTTTGCTGCCGCCATTGCCTATCGAAGAGGGCTTAGCGCGCTTGTGGGTGGGATGTGCGAAACGGACTACTCAGGCTATCCAGATTGCCGAGACAACACCCTGAAATCGTTGCAGGTCTCTCTCGGCCTTGGCATGGACATGCCATTAGTTATTGAGACTCCTCTGATGTGGCTGGATAAAAAAGAAACCTGGGAGTTAGCCAAAAGCCTTGGCGGATCTAGTTTTGTAGAACTAGTTCAAGAAGAGACCCATACCTGCTACCTCGGAGACCGCCAACACAGACACGACTGGGGATATGGCTGCAACGAATGCCCTGCTTGCGAGTTGCGCCGCACCGGCTTCGAAGCATTCAAGCGAGACAATTACGCATGA
- the dbpB gene encoding DGQHR domain-containing protein DpdB: MLRFAAIRAHQSSTHQVFSFAATAEQIMAIASIDRVKRDESGRLSGFQRPLVSRHIREIRDYLERPDSVMPNAIVLAFTDGVRVTNEAGACVEIEVDVSQGPVGFVVDGQQRLSAMAGLPGRDFQLLVSALICDTPEELRRQFILVNNTSPLPKSLIYELLPAVDGLPKRMTSRAQAARVVELLNFDSRSSLQGQIKQHTNPAGVIGDTALQKMVMNSLSDGYCREVIEGEDGEEKCFIAISEFFSAVQDVFRSAWVGHTPRTSRLVHSAGIISMGYVMDQLCATERPLAPLFKLGLKRLEGRTAWTAGQGDWSFQGGARPWNAIQNLHGDIHVLSDYLTRLLRRDLFCAKTVTVCDA, translated from the coding sequence TTGCTCAGGTTTGCCGCGATTCGGGCCCACCAAAGCTCCACCCACCAGGTTTTTTCGTTTGCAGCGACTGCCGAGCAAATCATGGCAATCGCTTCTATCGATCGCGTAAAGCGAGATGAAAGCGGACGCCTATCCGGGTTCCAGCGACCGTTGGTCTCGAGGCACATTAGAGAGATACGAGACTATCTGGAGAGGCCCGATTCCGTGATGCCAAACGCCATCGTCCTGGCCTTTACCGATGGGGTTCGGGTTACGAACGAGGCTGGGGCATGCGTTGAGATTGAAGTGGATGTCTCGCAAGGCCCTGTTGGGTTTGTCGTGGATGGCCAGCAACGTTTGTCCGCAATGGCTGGTTTGCCAGGGCGTGATTTCCAGTTGTTGGTATCAGCACTGATCTGTGACACTCCTGAGGAATTGCGTAGGCAGTTTATTCTGGTTAATAACACTAGTCCTTTACCCAAATCACTTATCTATGAATTGCTACCCGCTGTTGATGGTCTGCCAAAACGCATGACCTCACGTGCACAAGCTGCGCGAGTCGTCGAGTTACTCAATTTTGACTCTCGGTCGTCGTTACAGGGGCAGATAAAGCAACATACGAATCCTGCGGGGGTCATCGGCGATACTGCGCTTCAGAAGATGGTAATGAACTCGCTTTCAGACGGCTACTGTCGCGAAGTGATTGAGGGTGAAGATGGTGAGGAGAAGTGTTTTATCGCCATAAGTGAATTTTTCTCTGCCGTGCAGGACGTTTTTAGATCTGCGTGGGTTGGGCATACTCCTAGAACATCTCGCTTAGTCCATAGCGCCGGAATTATCTCTATGGGATATGTGATGGATCAATTATGCGCAACAGAGAGGCCGTTAGCTCCGTTGTTTAAGCTTGGTTTGAAGAGGCTTGAGGGCAGGACGGCTTGGACTGCAGGGCAGGGGGATTGGAGTTTCCAGGGTGGCGCAAGGCCATGGAATGCAATTCAGAATCTGCATGGTGATATACATGTTCTTTCAGACTATTTGACAAGGCTTCTCCGTAGAGATCTTTTTTGTGCGAAAACAGTTACGGTCTGTGATGCTTAG
- the dpdA gene encoding tRNA-guanine transglycosylase DpdA — MKFLYADTQDYVDPGYDFLNDRNAPGRKRYWDDQYAHEMMSPAPYDGLLVSMSAVRPAAGVSNSKVRYSTAEQQRFLREGARKFLRLNEQKFKDAMVMGDCGAFAYVEHPTPAYAPAEVVDFYADGGFTHGCSPDHIIFNCDSSNPPAEDQDDDIIYRYNITLANAEEFLRLTNEAGRPFEPLGAVQGWSPKSMAAAAKSLEDMGYRYLAIGGLVPLKVEQIHEVLKELRASIKAETNIHLLGFAKAERIHEFTNYGITSFDSTSPLIRAFKDAKSNYYLENTTSKLDYYTAIRIPQAIENPKLMQGIKRGVLSAEALQEKEAIALQTLRDYDKGLADYEATISALTNYLRLTLSGSFASTEELEKEVAKSIRLITPTLIDKPWKKCQCSICQSAGVETIIFRASNRNKRRGFHNLGVYHRHLQRTLEKARNDLSI; from the coding sequence ATGAAATTCTTATACGCTGACACACAAGATTACGTTGATCCCGGATACGACTTCCTCAATGACCGCAATGCGCCGGGAAGGAAAAGATACTGGGACGACCAATATGCCCATGAAATGATGTCGCCCGCACCATATGACGGACTACTTGTATCCATGAGCGCAGTACGCCCTGCTGCTGGCGTTTCTAACTCTAAAGTTCGCTACTCCACAGCAGAACAGCAACGCTTCTTAAGAGAAGGCGCGCGAAAATTTCTTCGACTAAATGAACAAAAGTTTAAAGACGCAATGGTCATGGGTGACTGCGGTGCATTTGCTTACGTAGAACACCCCACCCCTGCCTACGCTCCTGCCGAAGTAGTAGATTTCTATGCAGATGGAGGCTTCACTCACGGGTGCTCTCCTGACCACATTATTTTTAATTGTGACTCAAGCAATCCGCCTGCAGAAGACCAAGATGACGATATAATCTATCGTTACAACATAACACTTGCTAACGCAGAAGAATTTCTTCGTCTAACGAACGAGGCAGGCAGACCTTTTGAACCCCTAGGAGCTGTTCAGGGCTGGTCGCCCAAGAGTATGGCAGCAGCTGCAAAATCGCTCGAAGATATGGGGTATCGGTATCTAGCTATTGGTGGCTTGGTCCCGCTAAAGGTCGAGCAGATACATGAAGTACTGAAGGAACTCCGAGCGAGCATCAAGGCGGAGACTAATATTCACTTACTAGGCTTTGCCAAAGCTGAGCGAATCCACGAGTTCACTAACTATGGCATCACAAGCTTCGATTCGACGTCCCCTCTCATTCGAGCCTTTAAAGACGCAAAATCGAATTACTATCTAGAAAACACAACAAGCAAACTAGACTATTACACCGCAATTAGAATCCCCCAAGCAATAGAAAACCCGAAACTAATGCAAGGCATTAAACGGGGCGTTCTCAGCGCGGAAGCACTTCAAGAAAAAGAAGCCATAGCACTACAGACCTTACGAGATTACGACAAAGGCTTAGCTGACTATGAGGCAACCATCAGTGCTCTAACCAACTATTTACGACTTACACTTTCAGGCTCGTTTGCATCTACGGAAGAGCTTGAAAAAGAAGTAGCTAAGAGCATTCGCCTGATAACACCTACTCTTATAGATAAGCCTTGGAAAAAATGCCAATGTTCTATCTGTCAGTCGGCAGGAGTCGAAACGATAATATTCAGGGCAAGCAATAGAAATAAGCGTCGAGGGTTCCATAATCTGGGCGTATACCATCGACACCTACAACGCACTCTAGAAAAGGCAAGAAATGATCTATCGATTTAA